From Paenibacillus sp. GP183, one genomic window encodes:
- a CDS encoding bifunctional 4-hydroxy-2-oxoglutarate aldolase/2-dehydro-3-deoxy-phosphogluconate aldolase, whose translation MNQQQGLKEINATRIIAILRGVEDKHITAVAKALYQGGITVMEVTLNTPGALAMIKKLQQQFGETMYIGAGTVLDLEDARKAVEAGAAFLVTPNLDIEVIHYASETGVPIFPGAMTPTEIVKAWKAGATAIKIFPSASMGIAYFKELMGPLNHIPLIAVGGVNEANIREFLSIGCYGLGIGGSLINLKEIEAGNYGWITEKAADLLKASRAS comes from the coding sequence ATGAACCAGCAGCAGGGTTTAAAAGAAATCAATGCAACTCGAATCATCGCTATTCTTAGAGGTGTGGAGGATAAGCATATCACAGCCGTTGCCAAAGCGCTGTACCAAGGCGGGATCACCGTCATGGAGGTCACGCTGAATACGCCGGGAGCCCTGGCCATGATCAAAAAGCTGCAACAGCAATTTGGAGAAACTATGTATATAGGCGCAGGAACCGTGCTTGATCTGGAAGACGCCCGTAAGGCGGTGGAAGCCGGAGCAGCCTTCTTGGTAACACCCAATTTGGATATTGAAGTCATCCACTATGCCTCAGAGACGGGAGTCCCCATCTTCCCTGGTGCAATGACACCGACGGAAATCGTAAAGGCTTGGAAAGCCGGGGCTACAGCGATAAAAATATTTCCAAGCGCCAGCATGGGCATCGCCTATTTCAAGGAGCTTATGGGACCGCTGAATCACATTCCGCTCATCGCTGTAGGCGGTGTGAACGAAGCCAATATTAGAGAATTCCTGAGCATTGGATGCTATGGGCTGGGTATAGGCGGATCTTTGATCAATCTGAAAGAAATCGAAGCCGGCAATTACGGGTGGATTACGGAAAAAGCTGCAGACTTGCTGAAAGCGTCCCGAGCATCATAA
- a CDS encoding AraC family transcriptional regulator, which translates to MPTYSFAMNPFPGKGELTVLFAGSSQTEPQHQAGPQVLDYYLVHMVISGKGSFRSMGKDYELGKGDHFFIFPGELVSYISDRDDPWCYRWIACKGTHIVQLLSQLGISPYKPIVHTKQSRKTTALFYQVEQILREGHASCDIQAEGYLRLLLGEYAKQALVPVPRQTSISPQQQQMEQAILWLTLQYNKPISIEQMAYDLGYHRTYLSKIFKAYTGLAPMHYLLKLRMERAKLLLQEQLTIEQVASSVGFTDALYFSKQFKKWSGFSPSEYRLGKPISAYDCSR; encoded by the coding sequence ATGCCCACCTATTCGTTTGCAATGAATCCTTTCCCAGGAAAAGGAGAGCTTACCGTGTTATTCGCAGGCAGCTCCCAGACAGAGCCGCAGCATCAAGCAGGACCGCAGGTGCTAGACTATTATCTCGTCCATATGGTCATTTCCGGCAAAGGCAGCTTTCGCTCGATGGGCAAAGATTATGAGCTCGGTAAAGGCGATCACTTCTTCATCTTCCCCGGCGAGCTTGTAAGCTATATATCCGATCGGGACGATCCTTGGTGCTATCGCTGGATCGCTTGTAAAGGAACTCATATTGTTCAGCTGCTCAGTCAGCTCGGCATCTCGCCTTATAAACCGATTGTGCATACAAAGCAGAGCCGTAAAACCACAGCCTTATTTTATCAGGTTGAACAAATATTGCGTGAAGGACATGCCTCCTGCGATATTCAGGCAGAGGGTTATTTGCGGCTCTTGCTGGGCGAATATGCGAAGCAGGCACTTGTTCCTGTGCCGCGGCAAACATCCATCTCTCCCCAGCAGCAGCAAATGGAACAGGCCATACTGTGGCTTACGCTGCAGTACAATAAACCGATATCCATCGAGCAGATGGCTTATGATCTAGGATATCATCGTACTTATCTCTCCAAAATTTTCAAAGCGTACACCGGACTCGCACCCATGCATTATTTGCTCAAGCTGCGTATGGAGCGTGCAAAGCTGCTTTTACAGGAGCAGCTTACTATTGAACAGGTAGCTTCCTCAGTCGGCTTTACCGATGCGCTGTACTTCTCGAAGCAGTTTAAAAAATGGTCAGGCTTCTCGCCAAGCGAATACCGGCTCGGCAAACCTATATCCGCTTACGATTGCTCCCGGTAA
- a CDS encoding GNAT family protein — MSSKYQLQPQYPGNRIYLRQWQPQDAAALLEYRLENRSFLQPFEPAQPSDHFTSQFAEQKIEQWIDESVSDIGYAFGIFLIESDLLVGTLHLNRVIRGPLFNCLVGYSMAQRFNGQGLMTEAVGISLSIAFGSLALHRVEAGVMPRNIGSKRTLEKNGFRQEGLFRKYLRINGEWEDHAVFAILADEWV; from the coding sequence ATGTCATCTAAATATCAGTTGCAGCCGCAATATCCAGGGAACCGAATTTATTTACGGCAGTGGCAGCCTCAGGATGCAGCCGCGCTTTTGGAGTATCGCCTGGAAAACCGCAGTTTTCTGCAGCCATTTGAACCCGCTCAGCCGAGCGACCATTTTACCTCCCAGTTTGCGGAGCAAAAAATCGAACAGTGGATCGACGAATCTGTAAGTGATATCGGCTATGCTTTTGGCATTTTCCTGATAGAGTCGGATTTACTCGTGGGTACCCTCCACCTCAATAGAGTGATTCGCGGGCCTCTCTTCAATTGCTTGGTCGGGTATTCGATGGCCCAGCGCTTTAATGGCCAAGGTCTGATGACCGAAGCTGTCGGTATCAGTCTTTCCATCGCGTTTGGATCTCTGGCGCTGCATCGGGTGGAAGCTGGTGTGATGCCGCGTAACATTGGTTCCAAGCGCACTTTGGAGAAAAACGGGTTCAGGCAGGAAGGCCTTTTTCGAAAATATTTAAGAATTAACGGTGAATGGGAAGATCATGCGGTGTTTGCTATATTGGCGGATGAGTGGGTTTAA
- a CDS encoding bifunctional diguanylate cyclase/phosphodiesterase encodes MTPKLPVPRNRKKGAEILLIDSQESVTIWENRVMKPISSTVKELPGRPWFEEQLKQSLLEADASGTKAAVFFIDLDRFKLINNTFGHRTGDKLLSYIGHKLLHTYIKGKKTAARFGGDEFMLLLTDITHQDEVNAFAKYLLAYTSEPILFEDFELQLTASIGISLYPDNGNDAQSLIQRADIAMYKAKEIGGNTFTLFDPDMNRQSLQRLHLEMDLRKAMALSELMVYYQPLVDLQSGHIFGMEALIRWKHPKWGMVPPSDFIPLAEATGLIIPLGSWVLEQACRQNQLWSSLGQTPLTVAVNISVHQIMQPGFVSFVENILCKSGLSANRLCLEITETISLKNTAFILESLKKLSQLGAQISIDDFGTGYSSLSYLKSYRVNTLKIDQSFIRDITSDIDSAAIVTALINLSKQLKIKCLAEGVETQEQLDFLIENECDEIQGYLFSQPLPSDQFEQLLKSKNNLFN; translated from the coding sequence ATGACACCTAAGCTACCTGTTCCTCGCAACAGAAAAAAAGGGGCAGAAATTCTGCTTATCGACTCCCAAGAGTCAGTGACGATTTGGGAAAATCGTGTGATGAAACCTATTTCCAGTACGGTTAAAGAACTGCCGGGAAGACCCTGGTTTGAGGAGCAGCTAAAACAATCGCTTCTTGAAGCAGACGCTTCCGGGACAAAGGCAGCAGTCTTCTTTATCGACCTGGATCGATTTAAGCTGATCAATAATACATTTGGACATAGAACCGGAGACAAGCTGTTGTCTTACATAGGACATAAGCTGCTCCATACATACATAAAAGGTAAAAAAACTGCGGCCCGCTTCGGTGGCGACGAATTCATGCTGCTCTTGACAGATATTACTCACCAGGATGAAGTTAACGCTTTTGCGAAATACCTGCTGGCTTATACAAGCGAACCTATTCTGTTTGAGGATTTTGAGCTGCAGCTGACTGCAAGTATCGGTATCAGCCTGTACCCCGACAATGGGAATGATGCCCAATCCCTGATTCAACGTGCGGATATTGCCATGTATAAAGCCAAGGAGATTGGCGGGAATACCTTTACCCTTTTTGATCCGGACATGAATCGGCAATCCTTGCAGAGATTGCATCTGGAAATGGATCTTCGAAAAGCAATGGCACTGAGTGAACTCATGGTGTATTATCAGCCTCTGGTTGATCTGCAAAGCGGGCATATTTTTGGAATGGAAGCACTGATTCGCTGGAAGCATCCGAAATGGGGTATGGTCCCTCCCTCCGATTTCATCCCCTTGGCGGAAGCAACAGGACTTATTATTCCTTTGGGAAGCTGGGTGCTGGAGCAAGCTTGCAGGCAAAATCAATTATGGAGCAGTTTGGGACAGACGCCGCTAACTGTGGCAGTGAACATTTCAGTGCATCAAATCATGCAGCCCGGATTTGTTTCTTTCGTAGAAAACATCCTGTGCAAATCAGGTCTTTCTGCCAATCGGTTATGTCTGGAAATCACCGAAACTATCTCACTGAAAAACACTGCATTTATATTGGAATCGCTCAAAAAGCTGAGCCAGCTTGGAGCCCAGATTTCTATTGATGATTTTGGGACAGGCTACTCTTCTCTCTCATATCTCAAAAGTTATCGCGTAAATACACTAAAGATCGATCAGTCTTTCATTCGTGACATCACTTCCGATATTGATAGTGCTGCTATTGTGACCGCGCTGATTAACTTATCCAAACAGTTGAAAATCAAATGCCTGGCCGAAGGTGTAGAAACGCAGGAACAGTTGGATTTTCTCATCGAAAATGAGTGCGATGAAATTCAAGGCTACCTATTTAGCCAGCCTCTTCCCTCCGATCAATTTGAACAGCTGTTGAAATCAAAAAATAATTTATTTAATTAG
- a CDS encoding site-specific integrase, with translation MKFQLGLFQLENLEELKRLLVYISLLNKSITPAAERFDESRFAEVAKHALFTKSKYEKIEEIRQNLLDKYKPTFLEINAEKALVDFEVKENTLGLFKRNQESVDSFLYDQISKAIDPVKRPKVAKKETSVLDEQQAAQVFIALQREPDMWRIMITLALTAGLRRGELLALEWKHVDLENGTLDVRQSLSYANGKPIIKEPKTKSSFRRVSLPSSVVSELKLYLLQCEEEKRKLLDAWEGGDHFFVFSATKGKPLYHTVPGTWFRRFIKRKSLPSIRFHDLRHTSATLLINQGVHAKTIAARLGHADIRTK, from the coding sequence ATGAAATTTCAATTGGGGCTTTTTCAACTTGAAAATCTGGAAGAACTGAAACGTTTACTGGTGTATATATCGCTGCTGAATAAATCTATCACTCCTGCTGCGGAAAGGTTTGATGAAAGTAGATTTGCTGAAGTAGCTAAACACGCGTTGTTCACAAAGAGCAAGTACGAAAAGATTGAAGAGATTCGCCAAAACTTATTGGACAAGTACAAACCGACCTTTTTGGAAATTAACGCTGAAAAAGCATTGGTTGATTTCGAAGTGAAGGAAAACACACTGGGTTTGTTCAAACGAAATCAAGAGTCAGTCGACAGCTTTTTGTATGACCAGATATCGAAAGCGATTGATCCTGTGAAACGGCCCAAAGTAGCTAAGAAGGAAACAAGTGTTTTGGATGAGCAACAGGCTGCGCAAGTATTTATAGCTTTACAGCGGGAGCCTGATATGTGGCGTATCATGATTACTCTTGCACTCACGGCTGGTTTGCGTCGAGGAGAGCTTTTGGCCTTAGAGTGGAAGCATGTTGATCTGGAAAACGGTACACTGGATGTGAGGCAATCACTAAGCTATGCGAACGGAAAGCCTATAATAAAGGAACCCAAAACGAAATCTTCTTTCCGGCGTGTATCTCTTCCATCCTCCGTTGTTTCCGAATTAAAGCTATATTTGCTCCAATGTGAAGAGGAGAAACGCAAGTTACTTGACGCTTGGGAAGGCGGTGATCACTTCTTTGTTTTTTCAGCAACGAAAGGGAAGCCGCTATATCACACTGTACCAGGTACCTGGTTTAGACGATTCATTAAGCGGAAAAGCCTGCCTTCAATCCGGTTCCATGATCTCAGACATACTTCAGCGACATTGCTCATTAACCAGGGTGTACATGCAAAAACGATAGCGGCAAGGCTTGGCCATGCCGACATCAGAACAAAATGA
- a CDS encoding phosphodiester glycosidase family protein, with amino-acid sequence MILFTCWFYLTASGSKIRYVLADTLITTQHRDWAKYLIGSDQLNERVKNYWASFEQMGEVRDKGLVKLEPQPVTETAVVKPPPVELVKVEAISGPNFKGFLMTISDPKKLKIVVPNKVGMGEKVSSMVKRTGAIAGVNGGGFIDPEWKGNGFQPEGIVISGGQIYYNDGTLESTQQVVGIDKDGRMVAGKYKVSELLKMGVQEAVSFSPRFIVNGEGLVKSQADGWGIAPRTAMAQTKDGSILFAIVDGRQKHSIGATLYDIQEIFLSHGAITAANLDGGASSVLVHNNEIVNKPSSQYGERYLPTAWLAFDNPQDVHVANIWAGLDINKIDPSKWMK; translated from the coding sequence ATGATTTTGTTTACTTGTTGGTTTTATCTCACAGCATCCGGATCCAAAATCCGCTATGTGTTGGCGGACACCTTGATTACTACGCAGCATCGTGATTGGGCGAAGTATTTGATAGGCTCGGACCAACTAAATGAGCGTGTGAAAAATTATTGGGCGAGTTTCGAGCAGATGGGCGAGGTTAGAGACAAAGGTTTGGTCAAGTTGGAACCACAACCCGTAACTGAAACTGCAGTGGTAAAACCACCACCCGTAGAGTTGGTAAAGGTTGAAGCCATTTCGGGACCCAATTTCAAAGGATTTCTAATGACGATCTCTGATCCGAAAAAACTGAAAATTGTTGTTCCTAACAAAGTCGGCATGGGTGAGAAGGTTTCCTCCATGGTAAAACGAACTGGTGCCATTGCCGGGGTAAACGGCGGAGGCTTCATCGACCCTGAATGGAAGGGTAATGGGTTTCAACCCGAAGGCATTGTCATTTCAGGAGGCCAAATTTATTACAATGATGGAACCCTCGAATCCACCCAGCAGGTAGTCGGGATCGACAAGGACGGCCGCATGGTGGCAGGCAAATACAAAGTTTCCGAGCTTCTGAAAATGGGCGTGCAGGAAGCTGTGTCCTTCAGCCCTCGCTTCATCGTAAATGGTGAAGGCTTGGTCAAAAGCCAGGCAGACGGCTGGGGCATAGCGCCTCGCACGGCAATGGCGCAAACCAAAGACGGTTCCATCCTGTTCGCGATTGTTGACGGCAGGCAAAAACACAGTATTGGCGCCACTTTGTACGATATTCAGGAGATCTTCCTGTCTCATGGTGCAATCACTGCAGCTAATTTGGACGGCGGCGCATCGAGTGTGCTTGTTCACAACAATGAAATCGTCAACAAGCCTTCAAGCCAATATGGGGAACGTTATTTACCCACAGCATGGCTCGCTTTCGACAATCCGCAGGATGTACATGTGGCTAACATCTGGGCAGGCCTCGACATTAACAAAATTGATCCTTCCAAGTGGATGAAATGA
- a CDS encoding helix-turn-helix transcriptional regulator: MKQSDGFGKFLEQLRGKMSLRDAAYKSGLSHAYIRDLELERNRSTNDKIKPSPDTLKKLSDAYNISYTELMIKAGYLDNQETQAALPEIDLKEVMFIELGAKEITYHQQDSKMVRNMNSLVDFSGFLDKLDEHMFKKVDNDLFVNLHHLRKYMEKEGKLFFDDQGQGKYVTMSALRQKKYHDLILRSVAANTGNSLEYNFGRKTGKSASIISIK, translated from the coding sequence ATGAAACAGTCTGATGGATTTGGTAAATTCCTGGAGCAATTAAGAGGCAAAATGTCTTTGCGTGACGCAGCCTATAAAAGCGGGTTGTCTCATGCTTATATCCGTGATCTCGAATTAGAGCGAAACCGCTCAACTAATGATAAGATAAAGCCTTCACCCGATACGCTCAAAAAACTTTCTGATGCTTACAACATTTCTTACACGGAGCTCATGATTAAGGCTGGTTATCTGGATAATCAAGAAACACAGGCAGCCCTTCCGGAAATTGATTTGAAAGAGGTCATGTTCATCGAACTCGGGGCCAAAGAAATTACCTACCACCAGCAAGATTCCAAAATGGTTAGAAATATGAACTCTCTCGTTGATTTCAGCGGTTTTTTGGACAAACTGGATGAACACATGTTCAAAAAAGTAGATAATGATTTATTCGTGAATCTGCACCATCTGCGAAAGTATATGGAAAAGGAAGGCAAGCTTTTCTTCGATGATCAAGGTCAAGGCAAGTATGTCACCATGTCAGCGCTGCGCCAGAAGAAGTATCATGACCTTATCTTAAGATCCGTTGCAGCCAATACCGGTAACAGCCTGGAGTACAATTTTGGACGTAAAACCGGGAAATCAGCTTCCATTATCTCCATAAAGTGA
- a CDS encoding VanZ family protein, protein MAASSPRRYRLLLTAAFLWMAFIFYKSSQTYQQQNLIPLFSSEFSASSLSKWLPHITFLYDGTVVTWHDPYGMLEFFIRKAGHVSEYTILALLLGYSLLAKPLKRSKVLVYTTMFSILYAASDEWHQTFVPGRTGHAIDVAVDTIGILLAVGWFLLTFKRSI, encoded by the coding sequence ATGGCTGCTTCATCTCCTCGTCGTTACAGGCTGCTGCTTACCGCCGCTTTCCTATGGATGGCTTTTATTTTTTATAAGTCCTCGCAGACTTATCAGCAGCAAAACTTAATACCGCTGTTTTCCAGTGAATTCTCCGCATCTTCTTTATCCAAGTGGCTGCCACATATTACTTTTTTGTATGATGGTACCGTGGTGACTTGGCACGATCCCTATGGGATGCTTGAATTTTTTATCCGCAAAGCAGGACATGTCAGTGAATACACAATCTTAGCCTTGCTATTAGGGTATTCACTGCTGGCTAAACCCCTGAAAAGATCAAAAGTCCTCGTATACACAACCATGTTTTCCATCCTTTATGCGGCCTCCGATGAATGGCATCAGACATTTGTTCCCGGAAGAACCGGACATGCAATCGATGTAGCGGTTGACACTATTGGTATCCTGCTTGCAGTCGGTTGGTTCCTCCTTACTTTTAAACGATCAATTTGA
- a CDS encoding YtxH domain-containing protein, with amino-acid sequence MANGQRSKDLLLGVIVGGVIGALTALLAAPKSGRELRSDIKEQVNTVSEKTQQAVNAVSDKTSEWVEKVQVAAKDVIENVRSWRENSDEPTDEGHTADFELLDDLPAPKELQMSLK; translated from the coding sequence ATGGCTAATGGGCAAAGAAGCAAGGATCTTTTGCTTGGAGTGATCGTTGGAGGCGTCATTGGTGCGTTAACCGCATTATTAGCAGCGCCCAAATCCGGCAGAGAGCTTAGAAGCGATATCAAGGAGCAAGTAAACACAGTAAGTGAAAAGACACAGCAAGCGGTTAACGCAGTCAGCGATAAAACCTCCGAGTGGGTAGAGAAGGTTCAAGTAGCGGCTAAAGATGTGATCGAGAATGTCCGTTCATGGCGGGAAAACAGTGATGAACCTACAGATGAAGGGCATACAGCCGATTTTGAATTACTAGATGATCTTCCAGCTCCAAAGGAACTCCAAATGAGCTTGAAGTAA
- a CDS encoding metalloregulator ArsR/SmtB family transcription factor produces MNQENETSTRKVILTMLKTQGQLSVGEMSNQLRITEMAVRRHLNTLERDGLLETKLVRQAMGRPTHLYLLTKQADDLFPKNYHHLTLDLLEELLEDEGEEKIDNLFKKREDKLVAKYQSRMQAKSLGERVSELARIQNENGYMAKWNQHGDGEFELSEHNCPITQVANRYQQACQCELSLFQRLLGVKVERTECLAKGGAKCTYMIERNATNL; encoded by the coding sequence ATGAACCAGGAAAACGAAACTTCTACACGCAAAGTGATTCTTACTATGCTAAAGACGCAGGGCCAACTAAGTGTCGGAGAGATGTCAAATCAGCTCCGTATCACAGAAATGGCAGTAAGACGTCATTTAAATACATTGGAACGCGACGGACTATTGGAAACCAAGCTTGTGCGCCAAGCCATGGGCAGACCGACTCATCTGTACTTGTTGACCAAGCAAGCCGATGATTTATTTCCAAAGAATTATCATCACCTGACTCTGGATTTGCTGGAAGAGCTGCTGGAGGATGAGGGCGAGGAAAAAATCGACAACCTCTTTAAAAAAAGAGAAGATAAGTTGGTGGCGAAATATCAGTCGAGAATGCAGGCGAAGAGCCTTGGAGAACGTGTCTCGGAGCTGGCGAGAATCCAGAATGAGAACGGATATATGGCCAAATGGAATCAGCACGGCGATGGGGAATTTGAGTTAAGCGAGCACAATTGCCCAATTACGCAAGTTGCTAACCGGTATCAGCAGGCATGCCAATGCGAGCTTTCCTTGTTTCAAAGATTGTTGGGTGTAAAAGTGGAACGCACCGAATGTCTCGCCAAGGGCGGAGCCAAATGCACTTACATGATCGAGCGCAATGCAACCAACCTATGA
- a CDS encoding ABC transporter substrate-binding protein, with amino-acid sequence MQLMNYYMDLRCSFDSNIENKPVKVTLEELGSMLYCTTRNVKLLLKRMAEQNWIKWTPGRGRGNASELTFLISTEEIISKEAMQLAQKGDFQGAIGLIHQLKEGEGLQESFSDWLFSYFGHNSIVKEERCTDTLRFPLFKNIYTLDPAQALYCADFNIITQVFDTLVRFNHQNGAIEPHLAHFWEVNEDHTLWTFYLRKGIRFHHGREVTAQDVKFTFLRLQDPEVNSSNTWLVEDIEDIMVSNRTTVHIKLKRSNVLFLKYTSICVAGIIPEDIYKENKQLFSRIPIGTGPFRVERNDEFICRLKAFDDYFRVRPHLDQVEIWFLPEELKESNQQEDWGQVISDHYGKMSLPGLSTKEEEWLQIEKVSSGSSLLTFNLKKQGPQQHINFRRAVDLIFGREQLIREMGGNRFSPSSSFLPDRFQADQIAPLDLILARKLLKEMNYEGEPVLLYIYEIHLEDSKWLQTQCAIVGIPLVIKVKTDSDMMRVEKILEADMIIYGVVMENDYDLHIIQMIKQTNSYLGVHLSDDMAAVADVKISEILADKNEAGRQKRVSELIDLLGQEFAFLFLIHRSYQTSYHSSVKGVTLNELGWVDFSKIWFAPTVEVASI; translated from the coding sequence ATGCAGCTTATGAATTATTACATGGATTTGAGATGCAGCTTTGATTCGAATATCGAGAATAAACCAGTTAAAGTCACCCTGGAAGAATTGGGCTCCATGCTGTACTGCACAACCCGAAATGTAAAGCTTTTGCTCAAAAGAATGGCAGAGCAAAACTGGATTAAATGGACCCCGGGGCGCGGGCGCGGCAATGCGTCCGAGCTCACTTTTCTCATTTCCACGGAAGAGATCATTTCCAAAGAAGCCATGCAGCTTGCCCAAAAGGGAGACTTTCAGGGGGCAATCGGCCTCATTCATCAATTAAAGGAAGGAGAGGGCTTGCAGGAGTCATTTTCCGACTGGTTGTTCAGTTATTTTGGACATAATTCCATTGTCAAAGAGGAACGATGCACAGATACGCTTCGCTTTCCACTTTTCAAAAACATTTATACACTCGACCCGGCACAAGCCCTTTATTGTGCGGATTTCAACATCATTACCCAAGTGTTTGACACTTTGGTTCGCTTCAATCATCAAAATGGTGCGATAGAGCCGCACCTCGCTCATTTTTGGGAGGTAAATGAAGACCATACGCTTTGGACCTTTTATTTGCGAAAAGGGATCCGGTTTCATCACGGAAGAGAAGTCACTGCTCAAGATGTTAAATTCACCTTTTTACGATTGCAGGATCCTGAGGTCAATTCGAGCAACACTTGGTTGGTTGAAGATATTGAGGACATTATGGTCAGCAATCGAACTACAGTTCATATCAAATTAAAAAGATCCAACGTGCTGTTTCTCAAGTACACCTCAATTTGCGTCGCCGGCATAATTCCTGAAGATATTTATAAGGAAAACAAGCAGCTGTTTAGCCGTATTCCGATTGGGACCGGTCCATTTCGTGTCGAGCGAAACGATGAATTTATTTGCAGACTGAAGGCTTTTGACGATTATTTTCGTGTGCGGCCGCATTTGGACCAAGTGGAGATTTGGTTTTTGCCGGAGGAATTGAAGGAATCCAATCAGCAAGAGGATTGGGGACAGGTGATCTCGGATCATTACGGTAAAATGAGTCTGCCAGGCTTATCCACCAAGGAGGAGGAATGGCTGCAGATTGAGAAAGTCAGCTCGGGCTCCAGCTTGCTTACCTTTAATTTAAAGAAGCAGGGTCCGCAGCAGCACATTAACTTTCGACGTGCAGTGGATTTGATATTTGGCCGTGAGCAGCTTATTCGTGAAATGGGTGGAAATCGGTTTTCTCCGTCCTCCAGCTTTTTGCCTGATAGATTTCAAGCGGATCAGATTGCACCATTGGACTTGATTCTTGCGCGGAAGCTCTTAAAAGAGATGAATTATGAAGGCGAGCCTGTCCTGCTCTATATTTATGAAATTCACCTGGAAGATTCTAAATGGCTTCAAACCCAATGCGCCATAGTAGGAATTCCCCTTGTGATCAAGGTCAAGACAGACAGCGATATGATGCGGGTGGAGAAGATTCTCGAAGCAGACATGATTATTTACGGGGTTGTCATGGAAAACGATTACGATTTGCACATCATCCAAATGATCAAACAAACCAACAGCTATCTAGGTGTTCATTTAAGCGACGATATGGCAGCTGTTGCGGATGTTAAAATCTCGGAAATTTTGGCTGACAAAAATGAAGCTGGACGGCAGAAACGAGTTTCCGAGTTAATCGATCTGCTGGGTCAAGAATTTGCATTCCTCTTTCTGATTCATCGTTCCTATCAAACGTCTTACCATTCGTCGGTCAAAGGGGTGACCTTGAACGAGCTCGGCTGGGTCGATTTCAGCAAAATCTGGTTTGCACCGACTGTAGAGGTGGCGAGTATTTAA
- a CDS encoding HepT-like ribonuclease domain-containing protein — translation MYFVNHDQIEQRLRFLQVIAEACEQVLGQWGKGEASLQLQFSQERVLHLAIESVTDVGSLLIDAFILRDASSYEDIVDILSGEGAFSEDLAAFLLELVKLRKALTQDFVQWDRGALHPLLNRLPKALTEFAVNVRVFMEKELA, via the coding sequence ATGTATTTTGTCAACCACGATCAAATCGAGCAAAGGCTCCGTTTCCTCCAGGTCATTGCGGAGGCGTGTGAACAGGTATTAGGTCAGTGGGGAAAGGGCGAGGCTTCACTCCAGTTGCAGTTTTCCCAGGAAAGGGTCCTTCATCTTGCGATTGAATCGGTAACCGATGTGGGCAGTCTGCTTATTGATGCTTTTATTTTGCGCGATGCCAGCAGCTACGAGGATATCGTGGACATTTTATCTGGAGAAGGTGCTTTTAGTGAGGACCTTGCCGCCTTTCTCCTTGAGCTTGTGAAGCTAAGAAAAGCGCTAACCCAGGATTTTGTTCAATGGGATCGTGGAGCCTTGCACCCGCTTTTGAACCGATTACCAAAAGCTTTGACGGAATTTGCGGTGAATGTACGTGTTTTTATGGAAAAAGAGCTTGCCTAA
- a CDS encoding tetratricopeptide repeat protein → MTKILAFSFLWYLTGNPFLAILILLIVFYVLDRRYVGIMPNIFRPLQLGSRAKRLKQDLGANPHNTSVKLDLARNLIERKKYQEALPVLEQTMSVMEDSADVHYELGLCYLKLGDLAKGESLMLRAIELNPRVKYGEPYLRLGEALAGVNPAKAVANLEQFRELHTSSCEAYYRLGQLYQQLGRTEDAKQAFRETLVIYRGLPRYSRRQQRRWAWLARLK, encoded by the coding sequence TTGACGAAAATATTGGCTTTTTCCTTTCTCTGGTACCTTACCGGAAACCCATTCTTGGCCATACTTATTTTGCTTATTGTCTTTTATGTGCTGGACCGCCGGTACGTGGGTATCATGCCGAATATATTCCGGCCGCTTCAGCTTGGCAGCAGAGCGAAACGATTAAAGCAGGATCTTGGGGCCAATCCGCACAATACTTCAGTGAAGCTGGATCTGGCCAGAAATTTGATCGAACGGAAGAAATATCAGGAGGCTCTGCCGGTTCTGGAGCAAACGATGTCGGTTATGGAGGATTCCGCCGATGTTCATTACGAGCTTGGCCTGTGCTATCTGAAGCTTGGCGATCTGGCCAAGGGAGAAAGCTTGATGCTGAGAGCGATCGAGCTCAATCCAAGAGTCAAATATGGCGAGCCCTATTTGCGATTAGGCGAGGCGTTGGCTGGTGTTAACCCGGCAAAGGCCGTAGCTAATCTGGAGCAATTTCGCGAGCTGCATACTTCCTCCTGTGAGGCATACTACCGGCTTGGACAATTGTATCAGCAGCTTGGACGCACTGAGGATGCGAAACAGGCGTTCCGGGAAACGCTGGTAATTTACAGGGGATTACCGCGTTACAGCCGCAGACAACAGCGCCGATGGGCATGGCTTGCTAGGTTGAAATAA